From a single Tursiops truncatus isolate mTurTru1 chromosome 20, mTurTru1.mat.Y, whole genome shotgun sequence genomic region:
- the NT5C3B gene encoding 7-methylguanosine phosphate-specific 5'-nucleotidase isoform X1 has protein sequence MQTLSLETSIPVSTLMKATVLMRQPGRVQEIVGALRKGGGDRLQVISDFDMTLSRFAYNGKRCPSSYNILDNSKIISEECRKELKALFHHYYPIEIDPHRTIKEKLPDMVEWWTKAHELLCQQKVQKFQIAQAVRESNAMLRDGYKTFFNTLSQNSVPLFIFSAGVGDILEEIMRQRKVFHPNIHIVSNYMEFDEDGFLKGFKGQLIHTYNKNSSVCENSGYFEQLQGKTNILLLGDSMGDLTMADGVPGVENILKIGFLNDKVEEQRERYMDSYDIVLEKDETLDVVNGLLQHILQQRDWTEMQGS, from the exons ATGCAAACCTTAAGCCTGGAAACGTCCATTCCG GTGAGCACCCTGATGAAGGCCACGGTTCTGATGCGGCAGCCCGGGCGGGTGCAGGAGATCGTGGGCGCCCTCCGCAAGGGCGGGGGAGACCGCTTACAG GTCATTTCTGATTTTGACATGACCTTGAGCAGGTTTGCATATAATGGAAAGCGATGCCCTTCTTCTTACA ATATTCTGGATAACAGCAAGATCATCAGTGAGGAGTGCCGGAAAGAG CTCAAAGCGCTCTTCCACCACTATTACCCAATTGAGATTGACCCACACCGGACCATCAAAGAGAAGTTACCTGACATGGTGGAATG GTGGACCAAAGCGCATGAGCTCCTGTGCCAGCAGAAGGTTCAGAAGTTTCAGATAGCCCAGGCGGTGAGAGAGTCCAACGCAATGCTTAG GGATGGATACAAGACGTTCTTCAACACCCTCTCCCAGAACAGCGTTCCCCTTTTCATCTTCTCCGCGGGCGTTGGGGATATCCTGGAAGAAATCATGCGGCAGAGGAAAGTGTTCCACCCGAACATCCACATCGTCTCTAACTACATGGAGTTTGATGAAGAT GGCTTCCTAAAGGGATTCAAGGGCCAGCTCATACACACCTACAACAAGAACAGCTCCGTGTGTGAGAACTCTGGTTACTTCGAGCAGCTTCAGGGCAAAACCAACATCCTCCTGCTGGGAGACTCCATGGGGGACCTCACCATGGCTGATGGGGTTCCTGGCGTGGAGAACATTCTCAAGATTGGCTTCCTAAATGACAAG GTGGAGGAGCAGCGGGAGCGCTACATGGACTCGTATGACATCGTGCTGGAGAAGGATGAGACGCTGGACGTGGTCAACGGGCTGCTGCAGCACATCCTGCAGCAGAGGGACTGGACAGAGATGCAGGGCTCTTGA
- the P3H4 gene encoding endoplasmic reticulum protein SC65 isoform X2, with product MGRAAWGLLWLLLGSAGAQYEKYSFRGFPPEDLMPLAAAYGHALEQYEGESWRESARYLEAALRLHRLLRDSEAFCHANCSGPAPPAAAPPGPATPGPDGGRGDEWARELRLFGHVLERAACLRRCKRSLPAFQVPYPPRQLLRDFQSRLPYQYLHYAQFKANRLEKAVAAAYTFLQRNPKHELTAKYLNYYRGLLDAADEPLTDLEAQPYEAVFLRAVKLYNSGDFRSSTEDMERALAEYMAVFARCLAGCEGAHEQVDFKDFYPAIADLFAESLQCKVDCEANLTPNVGGFFVEKFVATMYHYLQFAYYKLNDVHQAARSAASYMLFDHEDNVMQQNLVYYRFHRARWGLEEEDFQPREEAMLYHNQTAELRELLEFAHMYLQSDDEPVS from the exons ATGGGTCGGGCGGCGTGGGGGCTGCTGTGGCTGCTGCTGGGCAGCGCCGGGGCGCAGTACGAGAAGTACAGCTTCCGGGGCTTCCCGCCCGAGGACCTGATGCCCCTGGCCGCGGCCTACGGGCACGCGCTGGAGCAGTACGAGGGCGAGAGCTGGCGCGAGAGCGCTCGCTACCTCGAGGCCGCGCTGCGGCTGCACCGGCTGCTGCGGGACAGCGAGGCCTTCTGCCACGCCAACTGCAGCGGCCccgcgccgcccgccgccgcGCCCCCCGGGCCTGCGACCCCCGGCCCCGACGGCGGCCGCGGCGACGAGTGGGCCCGCGAGCTGCGGCTCTTCGGCCACGTCCTGGAGCGCGCCGCCTGCTTGCGGCGCTGCAAGCGTTCGTTGCCCGCCTTCCAGGTGCCCTACCCGCCGCGCCAGCTGCTGCGCGACTTCCAGAGCCGCCTGCCCTACCAGTACCTGCACTACGCGCAGTTCAAG GCGAACCGGCTGGAGAAAGCGGTGGCCGCGGCCTACACCTTCCTTCAGAGGAACCCGAAGCACGAGCTCACCGCCAAGTATCTCAACTACTATCGCGGGCTGCTGGACGCCGCCGACGAGCCCCTCACGGACTTGGAGGCCCAGCCCTATGAG GCCGTGTTCCTCCGGGCTGTGAAGCTCTACAACAGCGGAGATTTCCGTAGCAGCACCGAGGACATGGAGCGGGCCCTGGCCGAGTACATGGCCGTCTTTGCCCGGTGTCTGGCTGGCTGCGAGGGGGCCCACGAGCAGGTGGACTTCAAGGACTTCTATCCAGCCATAGCAG atctcTTTGCAGAATCCCTGCAGTGCAAGGTGGACTGTGAGGCCAACTTGACCCCCAACGTGGGCGGCTTCTTCGTGGAGAAGTTCGTGGCCACCATGTATCACTACCTGCAGTTTGCCTACTACAAGT TGAACGACGTGCACCAGGCCGCCCGCAGTGCCGCCAGCTACATGCTCTTTGACCACGAAGACAATGTCATGCAGCAAAACCTGGTGTATTATCGCTTCCACAGGGCCCGCtggggcctggaggaggaggactTCCAGCCCAGGGAG gaGGCCATGCTCTACCACAACCAGACAGCTGAGCTTCGGGAGCTGCTGGAGTTTGCGCACATGTACCTGCAGTCAGATGACGAG CCAGTCTCCTAG
- the NT5C3B gene encoding 7-methylguanosine phosphate-specific 5'-nucleotidase isoform X4, with product MESDALLLTEFRVFADILDNSKIISEECRKELKALFHHYYPIEIDPHRTIKEKLPDMVEWWTKAHELLCQQKVQKFQIAQAVRESNAMLRDGYKTFFNTLSQNSVPLFIFSAGVGDILEEIMRQRKVFHPNIHIVSNYMEFDEDGFLKGFKGQLIHTYNKNSSVCENSGYFEQLQGKTNILLLGDSMGDLTMADGVPGVENILKIGFLNDKVEEQRERYMDSYDIVLEKDETLDVVNGLLQHILQQRDWTEMQGS from the exons ATGGAAAGCGATGCCCTTCTTCTTACA GAGTTCCGTGTTTTTGCAGATATTCTGGATAACAGCAAGATCATCAGTGAGGAGTGCCGGAAAGAG CTCAAAGCGCTCTTCCACCACTATTACCCAATTGAGATTGACCCACACCGGACCATCAAAGAGAAGTTACCTGACATGGTGGAATG GTGGACCAAAGCGCATGAGCTCCTGTGCCAGCAGAAGGTTCAGAAGTTTCAGATAGCCCAGGCGGTGAGAGAGTCCAACGCAATGCTTAG GGATGGATACAAGACGTTCTTCAACACCCTCTCCCAGAACAGCGTTCCCCTTTTCATCTTCTCCGCGGGCGTTGGGGATATCCTGGAAGAAATCATGCGGCAGAGGAAAGTGTTCCACCCGAACATCCACATCGTCTCTAACTACATGGAGTTTGATGAAGAT GGCTTCCTAAAGGGATTCAAGGGCCAGCTCATACACACCTACAACAAGAACAGCTCCGTGTGTGAGAACTCTGGTTACTTCGAGCAGCTTCAGGGCAAAACCAACATCCTCCTGCTGGGAGACTCCATGGGGGACCTCACCATGGCTGATGGGGTTCCTGGCGTGGAGAACATTCTCAAGATTGGCTTCCTAAATGACAAG GTGGAGGAGCAGCGGGAGCGCTACATGGACTCGTATGACATCGTGCTGGAGAAGGATGAGACGCTGGACGTGGTCAACGGGCTGCTGCAGCACATCCTGCAGCAGAGGGACTGGACAGAGATGCAGGGCTCTTGA
- the P3H4 gene encoding endoplasmic reticulum protein SC65 isoform X1: MGRAAWGLLWLLLGSAGAQYEKYSFRGFPPEDLMPLAAAYGHALEQYEGESWRESARYLEAALRLHRLLRDSEAFCHANCSGPAPPAAAPPGPATPGPDGGRGDEWARELRLFGHVLERAACLRRCKRSLPAFQVPYPPRQLLRDFQSRLPYQYLHYAQFKANRLEKAVAAAYTFLQRNPKHELTAKYLNYYRGLLDAADEPLTDLEAQPYEAVFLRAVKLYNSGDFRSSTEDMERALAEYMAVFARCLAGCEGAHEQVDFKDFYPAIADLFAESLQCKVDCEANLTPNVGGFFVEKFVATMYHYLQFAYYKLNDVHQAARSAASYMLFDHEDNVMQQNLVYYRFHRARWGLEEEDFQPREEAMLYHNQTAELRELLEFAHMYLQSDDEMELKETEPPVEPEEPPSDAEFEGEGDYEESIYADWWQEPDAKGDEAEAEPEPELA; this comes from the exons ATGGGTCGGGCGGCGTGGGGGCTGCTGTGGCTGCTGCTGGGCAGCGCCGGGGCGCAGTACGAGAAGTACAGCTTCCGGGGCTTCCCGCCCGAGGACCTGATGCCCCTGGCCGCGGCCTACGGGCACGCGCTGGAGCAGTACGAGGGCGAGAGCTGGCGCGAGAGCGCTCGCTACCTCGAGGCCGCGCTGCGGCTGCACCGGCTGCTGCGGGACAGCGAGGCCTTCTGCCACGCCAACTGCAGCGGCCccgcgccgcccgccgccgcGCCCCCCGGGCCTGCGACCCCCGGCCCCGACGGCGGCCGCGGCGACGAGTGGGCCCGCGAGCTGCGGCTCTTCGGCCACGTCCTGGAGCGCGCCGCCTGCTTGCGGCGCTGCAAGCGTTCGTTGCCCGCCTTCCAGGTGCCCTACCCGCCGCGCCAGCTGCTGCGCGACTTCCAGAGCCGCCTGCCCTACCAGTACCTGCACTACGCGCAGTTCAAG GCGAACCGGCTGGAGAAAGCGGTGGCCGCGGCCTACACCTTCCTTCAGAGGAACCCGAAGCACGAGCTCACCGCCAAGTATCTCAACTACTATCGCGGGCTGCTGGACGCCGCCGACGAGCCCCTCACGGACTTGGAGGCCCAGCCCTATGAG GCCGTGTTCCTCCGGGCTGTGAAGCTCTACAACAGCGGAGATTTCCGTAGCAGCACCGAGGACATGGAGCGGGCCCTGGCCGAGTACATGGCCGTCTTTGCCCGGTGTCTGGCTGGCTGCGAGGGGGCCCACGAGCAGGTGGACTTCAAGGACTTCTATCCAGCCATAGCAG atctcTTTGCAGAATCCCTGCAGTGCAAGGTGGACTGTGAGGCCAACTTGACCCCCAACGTGGGCGGCTTCTTCGTGGAGAAGTTCGTGGCCACCATGTATCACTACCTGCAGTTTGCCTACTACAAGT TGAACGACGTGCACCAGGCCGCCCGCAGTGCCGCCAGCTACATGCTCTTTGACCACGAAGACAATGTCATGCAGCAAAACCTGGTGTATTATCGCTTCCACAGGGCCCGCtggggcctggaggaggaggactTCCAGCCCAGGGAG gaGGCCATGCTCTACCACAACCAGACAGCTGAGCTTCGGGAGCTGCTGGAGTTTGCGCACATGTACCTGCAGTCAGATGACGAG ATGGAGCTGAAGGAGACAGAACCGCCCGTGGAGCCTGAGGAGCCCCCGTCTGATGCCGAGTTTGAAGGGGAGGGCGACTACGAGGAAAGCATCTATGCCGACTGGTGGCAGGAGCCAGATGCCAAGGGCGACGAGGCTGAGGCCG AGCCGGAGCCTGAACTAGCATAA
- the NT5C3B gene encoding 7-methylguanosine phosphate-specific 5'-nucleotidase isoform X2, which translates to MAEEVSTLMKATVLMRQPGRVQEIVGALRKGGGDRLQVISDFDMTLSRFAYNGKRCPSSYNILDNSKIISEECRKELKALFHHYYPIEIDPHRTIKEKLPDMVEWWTKAHELLCQQKVQKFQIAQAVRESNAMLRDGYKTFFNTLSQNSVPLFIFSAGVGDILEEIMRQRKVFHPNIHIVSNYMEFDEDGFLKGFKGQLIHTYNKNSSVCENSGYFEQLQGKTNILLLGDSMGDLTMADGVPGVENILKIGFLNDKVEEQRERYMDSYDIVLEKDETLDVVNGLLQHILQQRDWTEMQGS; encoded by the exons ATGGCGGAGGAG GTGAGCACCCTGATGAAGGCCACGGTTCTGATGCGGCAGCCCGGGCGGGTGCAGGAGATCGTGGGCGCCCTCCGCAAGGGCGGGGGAGACCGCTTACAG GTCATTTCTGATTTTGACATGACCTTGAGCAGGTTTGCATATAATGGAAAGCGATGCCCTTCTTCTTACA ATATTCTGGATAACAGCAAGATCATCAGTGAGGAGTGCCGGAAAGAG CTCAAAGCGCTCTTCCACCACTATTACCCAATTGAGATTGACCCACACCGGACCATCAAAGAGAAGTTACCTGACATGGTGGAATG GTGGACCAAAGCGCATGAGCTCCTGTGCCAGCAGAAGGTTCAGAAGTTTCAGATAGCCCAGGCGGTGAGAGAGTCCAACGCAATGCTTAG GGATGGATACAAGACGTTCTTCAACACCCTCTCCCAGAACAGCGTTCCCCTTTTCATCTTCTCCGCGGGCGTTGGGGATATCCTGGAAGAAATCATGCGGCAGAGGAAAGTGTTCCACCCGAACATCCACATCGTCTCTAACTACATGGAGTTTGATGAAGAT GGCTTCCTAAAGGGATTCAAGGGCCAGCTCATACACACCTACAACAAGAACAGCTCCGTGTGTGAGAACTCTGGTTACTTCGAGCAGCTTCAGGGCAAAACCAACATCCTCCTGCTGGGAGACTCCATGGGGGACCTCACCATGGCTGATGGGGTTCCTGGCGTGGAGAACATTCTCAAGATTGGCTTCCTAAATGACAAG GTGGAGGAGCAGCGGGAGCGCTACATGGACTCGTATGACATCGTGCTGGAGAAGGATGAGACGCTGGACGTGGTCAACGGGCTGCTGCAGCACATCCTGCAGCAGAGGGACTGGACAGAGATGCAGGGCTCTTGA
- the P3H4 gene encoding endoplasmic reticulum protein SC65 isoform X3 yields the protein MEGDEGTETCGWNQKGSQGGWKGRGCCAETTGGFTCSRDHALPPNSVDQKTPSMSLNRALVPYPPRQLLRDFQSRLPYQYLHYAQFKANRLEKAVAAAYTFLQRNPKHELTAKYLNYYRGLLDAADEPLTDLEAQPYEAVFLRAVKLYNSGDFRSSTEDMERALAEYMAVFARCLAGCEGAHEQVDFKDFYPAIADLFAESLQCKVDCEANLTPNVGGFFVEKFVATMYHYLQFAYYKLNDVHQAARSAASYMLFDHEDNVMQQNLVYYRFHRARWGLEEEDFQPREEAMLYHNQTAELRELLEFAHMYLQSDDEMELKETEPPVEPEEPPSDAEFEGEGDYEESIYADWWQEPDAKGDEAEAEPEPELA from the exons ATGGAGGGAGATGAGG GCACTGAAACCTGTGGCTGGAACCAGAAAGGGAGTCAGGGTGGATGGAAAGGTAGAGGGTGCTGTGCTGAGACCACCGGAGGATTCACATGCAGCAGGGACCATGCCCTTCCCCCCAACTCTGTGGACCAGAAAACCCCCTCTATGTCTTTAAATAGAGCACTG GTGCCCTACCCGCCGCGCCAGCTGCTGCGCGACTTCCAGAGCCGCCTGCCCTACCAGTACCTGCACTACGCGCAGTTCAAG GCGAACCGGCTGGAGAAAGCGGTGGCCGCGGCCTACACCTTCCTTCAGAGGAACCCGAAGCACGAGCTCACCGCCAAGTATCTCAACTACTATCGCGGGCTGCTGGACGCCGCCGACGAGCCCCTCACGGACTTGGAGGCCCAGCCCTATGAG GCCGTGTTCCTCCGGGCTGTGAAGCTCTACAACAGCGGAGATTTCCGTAGCAGCACCGAGGACATGGAGCGGGCCCTGGCCGAGTACATGGCCGTCTTTGCCCGGTGTCTGGCTGGCTGCGAGGGGGCCCACGAGCAGGTGGACTTCAAGGACTTCTATCCAGCCATAGCAG atctcTTTGCAGAATCCCTGCAGTGCAAGGTGGACTGTGAGGCCAACTTGACCCCCAACGTGGGCGGCTTCTTCGTGGAGAAGTTCGTGGCCACCATGTATCACTACCTGCAGTTTGCCTACTACAAGT TGAACGACGTGCACCAGGCCGCCCGCAGTGCCGCCAGCTACATGCTCTTTGACCACGAAGACAATGTCATGCAGCAAAACCTGGTGTATTATCGCTTCCACAGGGCCCGCtggggcctggaggaggaggactTCCAGCCCAGGGAG gaGGCCATGCTCTACCACAACCAGACAGCTGAGCTTCGGGAGCTGCTGGAGTTTGCGCACATGTACCTGCAGTCAGATGACGAG ATGGAGCTGAAGGAGACAGAACCGCCCGTGGAGCCTGAGGAGCCCCCGTCTGATGCCGAGTTTGAAGGGGAGGGCGACTACGAGGAAAGCATCTATGCCGACTGGTGGCAGGAGCCAGATGCCAAGGGCGACGAGGCTGAGGCCG AGCCGGAGCCTGAACTAGCATAA
- the NT5C3B gene encoding 7-methylguanosine phosphate-specific 5'-nucleotidase isoform X3, which yields MTLSRFAYNGKRCPSSYNILDNSKIISEECRKELKALFHHYYPIEIDPHRTIKEKLPDMVEWWTKAHELLCQQKVQKFQIAQAVRESNAMLRDGYKTFFNTLSQNSVPLFIFSAGVGDILEEIMRQRKVFHPNIHIVSNYMEFDEDGFLKGFKGQLIHTYNKNSSVCENSGYFEQLQGKTNILLLGDSMGDLTMADGVPGVENILKIGFLNDKVEEQRERYMDSYDIVLEKDETLDVVNGLLQHILQQRDWTEMQGS from the exons ATGACCTTGAGCAGGTTTGCATATAATGGAAAGCGATGCCCTTCTTCTTACA ATATTCTGGATAACAGCAAGATCATCAGTGAGGAGTGCCGGAAAGAG CTCAAAGCGCTCTTCCACCACTATTACCCAATTGAGATTGACCCACACCGGACCATCAAAGAGAAGTTACCTGACATGGTGGAATG GTGGACCAAAGCGCATGAGCTCCTGTGCCAGCAGAAGGTTCAGAAGTTTCAGATAGCCCAGGCGGTGAGAGAGTCCAACGCAATGCTTAG GGATGGATACAAGACGTTCTTCAACACCCTCTCCCAGAACAGCGTTCCCCTTTTCATCTTCTCCGCGGGCGTTGGGGATATCCTGGAAGAAATCATGCGGCAGAGGAAAGTGTTCCACCCGAACATCCACATCGTCTCTAACTACATGGAGTTTGATGAAGAT GGCTTCCTAAAGGGATTCAAGGGCCAGCTCATACACACCTACAACAAGAACAGCTCCGTGTGTGAGAACTCTGGTTACTTCGAGCAGCTTCAGGGCAAAACCAACATCCTCCTGCTGGGAGACTCCATGGGGGACCTCACCATGGCTGATGGGGTTCCTGGCGTGGAGAACATTCTCAAGATTGGCTTCCTAAATGACAAG GTGGAGGAGCAGCGGGAGCGCTACATGGACTCGTATGACATCGTGCTGGAGAAGGATGAGACGCTGGACGTGGTCAACGGGCTGCTGCAGCACATCCTGCAGCAGAGGGACTGGACAGAGATGCAGGGCTCTTGA
- the FKBP10 gene encoding peptidyl-prolyl cis-trans isomerase FKBP10: MFRAGRPSHTVLRLPLLQSLLLLLLQAVGRGLGRASPAGSPLEDVVIERYHIPRACPREVQMGDFVRYHYNGTFEDGKKFDSSYDRHALVAIVVGVGRLITGMDRGLMGMCVNERRRLIVPPHLGYGSIGVAGLIPPDATLYFDVVLLDVWNKADTVQVSTLLRPPHCPRMVQDSDFVRYHYNGTLLDGTAFDTSYSRGGTYDTYVGSGWLIKGMDQGLLGMCPGERRKIVIPPFLAYGEKGYGTVIPPQASLVFQVLLIDVHNPKDAVQLETLELPPGCVRRAVAGDFMRYHYNGSLMDGTLFDSSYSRNRTYNTYVGQGYVIPGMDRGLQGSCMGERRRITIPPHLAYGENGTGDKIPGSAVLIFDVHIIDFHNPADPVEIKTLSRPLEACNETARLGDFVRYHYNCSLLDGTKLFSSHDYGAPQEATLGAHKVIEGLDTGLQGMCVGERRQLVVPPHLAHGESGARGVPGSAVLLFEVELVSREDGLPTGYLFVWHEDPPANLFEDMDLNKDGEVPPEEFSTFIKAQVSEGKGRLLPGQDPEKTIGDMFQNQDRNQDGNITAEELKLKSDEDQERVHEEL, translated from the exons ATGTTCCGCGCGGGGCGCCCCAGCCACACCGTCCTCCGGCTCCCCCTGCTGCAGtcgctgctgctgctactgctgcaggccgtggggagggggctgggccgCGCCAGCCCGGCCGGGAGCCCCCTTGAAGATGTGGTTATCGAGAGGTACCACATCCCCAGGGCCTGTCCCCGGGAAGTGCAGATGGGGGACTTTGTGCGCTACCACTACAACGGTACTTTCGAGGACGGCAAGAAGTTTGACTCGAG ctatGACCGCCACGCCCTGGTGGCCATCGTGGTGGGCGTGGGACGCCTCATCACCGGCATGGACCGAGGCCTCATGGGCATGTGCGTCAATGAGCGGCGACGCCTCATCGTGCCTCCGCACCTCGGCTATGGCAGCATCGGCGTGG CGGGGCTTATTCCCCCGGATGCCACCCTCTACTTTGATGTGGTCCTGCTGGATGTGTGGAACAAGGCGGACACTGTGCAGGTGAGCACCTTGCTGCGCCCGCCCCACTGCCCCCGCATGGTCCAGGACAGCGACTTTGTCCGCTACCACTACAACGGCACGCTGCTGGATGGCACTGCCTTCGACACCAG CTACAGTAGAGGTGGCACTTACGACACCTACGTGGGCTCTGGCTGGCTGATCAAGGGCATGGACCAGGGGCTGCTGGGCATGTGtcctggagagagaaggaagatcgTCATCCCTCCATTCCTGGCCTATGGCGAGAAAGGCTATG GGACTGTGATCCCCCCGCAGGCCTCGCTGGTCTTCCAAGTCCTACTGATTGACGTCCACAACCCAAAGGACGCGGTTCAGCTGGAGACACTGGAGCTGCCACCTGGCTGCGTCCGGAGAGCCGTGGCTGGGGACTTCATGCGTTACCACTACAACGGCTCCCTGATGGATGGTACCCTCTTTGACTCCAG CTACTCCCGAAACCGCACCTACAATACCTATGTGGGGCAGGGCTATGTCATCCCAGGGATGGACCGGGGGCTGCAGGGCTCGTGCATGGGGGAGCGCCGGAGAATCACCATCCCCCCCCACCTTGCCTATGGGGAGAACGGGACTG GAGACAAGATCCCTGGCTCTGCTGTGCTGATCTTCGACGTCCACATCATCGACTTCCACAACCCTGCAGATCCAGTGGAAATCAAGACACTGTCCCGGCCCCTGGAGGCCTGTAACGAGACGGCCAGGCTTGGGGACTTCGTTCGCTACCACTACAACTGCTCTCTGCTGGACGGCACCAAGCTCTTCTCCTC CCACGACTACGGGGCCCCTCAGGAGGCGACTCTGGGCGCCCACAAGGTGATCGAAGGTCTGGACACAGGCCTGCAGGGCATGTGTGTGGGAGAGAGGCGGCAGCTGGTGGTCCCTCCGCACCTGGCCCATGGAGAGAGCGGAG cccggGGGGTTCCTGGAAGTGCTGTGCTCCTGTTTGAGGTGGAGCTGGTGTCCCGGGAGGATGGGCTGCCCACAGGCTACCTGTTTGTGTGGCACGAAGACCCTCCTGCCAACCTGTTTGAAGACATGGACCTCAACAAGGATGGCGAGGTGCCCCCGGAGGAG TTCTCCACCTTCATCAAGGCTCAAGTCAGTGAGGGCAAGGGACGCCTCCTGCCTGGCCaggaccctgagaaaaccataggaGACATGTTCCAGAACCAGGATCGCAACCAGGATGGGAACATCACCGCTGAGGAGCTCAAGCTGAAGTCGGACGAAGACCAGGAGCGGGTCCACGAGGAGCTCTGA